The DNA sequence TCCTGCGGCGGCGGGAAGCCGCTGCCCTCAGCGACCCAGCTCGTGCGAGAGCGCCTCGAGTTCATCGCCGCCGGCCATCTCCTGGGTGAGGTGTTCGAGGGTGATGTCGTCGTAGGTGCAGTCCAGCTTCTGACGGCCGCGGTTGAGCAACACGAAGTGGTCGCCCACCATGTGCGCGTGATGCGGGTTATGGGTGATGAACACGACGCCGAAGCCGGCTTCCTTGGCGGCGGTGATGTATTTGAGCACAACGCCGGACTGCTTGACGCCCAGCGCCGCGGTGGGCTCGTCGAGGATGAGCACTCGGGCGCCGAAGAACACCGCGCGCGCGATCGCCACACACTGGCGCTGACCGCCGGACAGCGAGCCGATCGGCACGTCGACGTCCGGTAGGTCGATGCCCATCTTGGACAGTTCGGACAGCGTGGTCGCCCGCATCGCGTTGGCATCCAGCGACCACGGAAAACTCTTCTTGCGGATCTCCTGGCCCAGGAAGAAGTTTCGCCACACCGGCATCAACGGCACGACGGCGAGGTTCTGGTACACCGTCGCGATGCCCTTACCCAAGGCCTCGGCGGGCGAGGAAAACCGGGTCGGTTCGCCGTCGACGAGCAGGTCTCCTTCGGTCTGCTGATGCAGCCCGGCGATGATCTTGATCAGCGTCGACTTGCCTGCGCCGTTGTCACCGAGGATGCCGGTCACCTCCCCGGCGTGCACCCGTAGGCAGATGTCCTTGAGCGCGGTGATGTTGCCGTAGCTCTTGCCGACGTTCTTCAACTCGACGAGGGGCACCTTGCCACCGGATTGCGAATCGCTGCTGGGTCTTTCGATAGAGATGGTCATGGCGTCATTTCTTCGCTGCGTAGTTACGGAAGGCGTTGTTGGCGATCACCGCGAACAGCAGCATCGCGCCCAGGAAGAACTTGAACCAGTCGGGGTTCCAGCCGGCGTAGACGATGCCCTGATTGGTCATACCGAAGATGAAGGCACCGATGGCCGCACCCACGGCGGTGCCGTAACCACCGGTGAGCAGGCAGCCGCCGATGACTGCGGCGATGATGTAGAAGAACTCGTTGCCGATGCCCTGACCGGACTGCACGGTGTTGAACGCGAACAGCAGGTGCATGCCGACGAACCAGGCGCAGAAGCCGACGAACATGAACAGCCCGATCTTGACCTTGGTCACCGGAACACCCACGGCGCGTGCGCTCTCCGCGTCACCACCGACGGCGAAGATCCAGTTGCCGATCCTGGTCTTGAACAACACCCAGGTGGCCGCCGCGGTGAAGACCAGCCACCACACGACGGTGATCCGGATGCTCACACCGAACAGGGTGAACGACGAGGCGAACACCTTCTGCGCGGAATCCCAGCCCTGCATGTCATTGATGCTCTGGGTGGCGACCTGCCCGGCGAGGAGTTTGGTCACCGCAAGATTGATGCCGGCCAGCATGAAAAACGTGCTCAACGTGATGAGGAAGGACGGAATCTTGGTTTTCATCACCAGAAAGCCGTTGAGGAAGCCGACGCCGAGCGCCAGGATCAATGCCAGCCCAGCGCCCGCCCAGAGATTGAGGTGCAGGTTGTAGGACAGCATCGAGGCCGCCAGCGAGCTGAACGTCACCGCGACGCCGGTCGACAGGTCGAACTCGCCGCCGATCATCAGCACCGCGACGCCGCACGCCATGATGCCGATGGTGGAGCTGGCATAGAGCACGGTGGCCAGCGATGCGGCCTCCCGGAACGGCGCGGCCACGACGAGGAAGAAGACGAAGATACCGATGGCACCGATGCCCGCGCCCATCTCGGGCCGAATCAGCAGGCGTTGCAGCCGGTTGCGTTCCTTGACACGGTCGTCCCGCACCACTTTGTGGTCGGCGACCTCGAGGTCTGCTTGCGTAGTCATGTCGTTTCCCGCCGATCGCTATCGGGTTCCGCCCTTGGCCAATTCGGCCACGGCGTCAATATTGGACTTGTCGATGAAGGACGGCCCGGTCAGCGTCGGCTGATTGCCACCGATGATGTTCTTGTTGCTCAGGTAGAGCCACAGCGAGTCGACAGCCAGATAGCCCTGCAGATAAGGCTGCTGGTCGACGGCCCATTGCACGTCGCCCTTCTGGATCGCATCGACCAACGCCGCGTTGGTGTCGAACGTCGCGACCTTGGCATTGCTGGCCGCATTCTTGACCGATTGGACCGCCGTCAGCGCGAAGGGTGCACCGAGGGTCAGGATCGTGTCAATGGCCGGATCCTGTTGCAGCTTGGCCGTGATGGTCGACTCCACCGACGGCATGTCCTTGCCATTGACGTTGAGCACCTCGGTGGCCGGGAAGGTGTTCTTCACCCCGGCGCAGCGCGCTTCCAGATCAACGTGGCCCTGTTCCTGGATCACACATACGACCTTCTTGGCACCGTCGGATTGCAACCGCTTACCGGCCTCCTGCCCGGCAATGTAGCCGTCCTGCCCGAAGTATTCCTTGACGCCCATTGCCTGCCAGGCGTCCAGCCCGGCGTTGAACGCGACCACGGGAATCCCCTTGGCTTCGGCGCCCTCGACGGCGGCCTTCATCGCGTCCGGCTTGGCGAGTGTCACCGCGATGCCCTTCACCCCGCTGTCGATTGCGCTCTGGACGAGGTTCGCCTGGTTGGGTGCCTCGGGATCGCTGGAGTAGCGCAGCTCGATGTTGTCCTTCTTGGCGGCCGTCTCAGCACCCTTGCGGACCAGGTCCCAGAACGAGTCGCCGGGTGCCTCATGGGTGATCATCGCGATCGTCATCCGGGGGGTGTCGACGGTGCCGCCGCCGGATCCTGCACCGTTGTCCCGCGGCTTGCCTCCGGTCGCCGAGCAGGCTGCGAGCCCGATGACGAGCGCGCTCGCTCCGGCCACGGCCGCTAGCCGATTGAACCTCATGACGACTCCTTGTCCTCGACGACATCACGCACGACACGATGCTGTCTCGATGTAATACGGCTCACAACCGAAAGTCAAGACTTTGTTCGGACATTAGGACTGCAGGTCAAATGTTAGGGTCCGGCGATGGCTGATTTCACGCTGGCGGTCTGCGCGGAGATGGTGTTCCGCGACCTGCCCATCCTGGAACGCGTGCGCCGGATCGACGCACTGGGCTTCGAGGTCGAGATCTGGAGCTGGCACGACAAAGACTTGGCGGCACTGGCCGGCACCGGCGCACGATTTTCCTCGATGACCGGCTATCTGCACGGCGACCTGATCGACCCCTCGAGCGCGGACGAGGTGGTGCGCACCGCCGCGTTGAGCATCAAAGCCGCTGAGCGACTGGGTGTTCCACGACTCAACGTGCACACGTCGGAATTGGCCGACGGCCAGGCCGCCCGCCCGCGGCATCGGGCCACCGGCCAGATGTGGCTGACCGCGCAACGCACGCTGGAACGTATCGGTGAGCTCGGGGCGAACGCCGGCGTGGTGTTCTGTGTGGAGAACCTCAACACGATCGTCGATCATCCGGGCGTACCGCTGGCTCGCGCGAAAGACACCCTGGCACTCGTCGAGTCGGTGGGCCATCCGAACGTCAAGATGATGCTCGACCTCTATCACGCTCAGATCGGCGAAGGAAATCTCATCGACCTGGTTCGGCGCTGTGGGCCGGCGATCGGCGAGATCCAGGTAGCCGACGTTCCCGGCCGCTGCGAGCCGGGAACCGGCGAGATCCACTACCCCGCTATCGCGGCCGCACTGCGCGAGATGGGTTACACCGGGACCGTCGGCTTGGAGGCGTGGGCATCGGGAGACAGCGAGGCAGCGCTGGCAGCGTTTCGGACCGCCTTCTGCGCGACGAGTCAGCGGTCGACGACGGTGGTGTCGAAATAGTATCGAGAGGCGCGATAGCAGTGCGCGCCGAATTCCACTGCCCGCCCGGAGTCGTCGAACGCCGTGCGGTCCATGGTGAGCAGCGGTGCACCGGGCTTCTCCTCCAACAGTCTGGCCTCGGTGCGGTTAGCAGCTCGTGCCCCGATGCGCTGACTGGCCAACCTAATGTGCACGCCGCGGGATCGTAGTGATTGATAGAGACCGCTGCGCTCGAGTTCCTCTGCCGCGGGGGCGATTTCGATGGGAAGGTAGTTCGTCATCAGCGCCAGCGGCTCGCCGTTGGCACACCGCAACCGTTTGATGCAGGCCACCTCGCGGTCGCCGGCCAGACTGAGTTCACGGGCCACGTCTTCATCGGGCACCCCGACGTGATACTCCAGCAGCTGCGTCGAGGGCTCTTGTCCAGCGCGAGCCAGATCGTCGAACAGGCTGGTGAGCTCGACTCGGCGATGAACGGGATTCTGCACGACCTGGGTCCCGACACCGCGCTTGCGGACCAACAATCCCTTGTCGACAAGCTCCTGGATGGCCCGCCTCGTCGTGGGTCTCGACAGCGTCAGCCGCTTGGCCAACGCCAGCTCGTTCTCGAATCGGTCACCAGGTGCGAGTTCGCCACTGCGGATGGCAGCTTCAATCGCCTGAGCGAGCTGGTAGTACAGGGGAACAGGACTTGACCTGTCCAGTTCGACTGCCAACGGCACATCGACTCCGATCGAAGAAACTCGAATCCCAACAGTAGCTGCAGTTTAACATTGATTGACACAAAGACCGAATGTCAGGACAAAGTATTGACATCAGGTTGTGGCGGGGGGCACAGTCATAACAAGCCCCATCGAGCCCTGAAAAGAGCTGACGTGACCAGTACCCCGCCCTTCGACGTCCTCGCCATCGGGCGCAGTGGAGTCGACATCTACCCCCTTCAGGTCGGTGTCGGCCTCGAGCAGGTGCAATCCTTCGGGAAGTTCTTGGGCGGGTCGGCCGCCAACGTTGCCGTGGCCGCCGCCCGGCTGGGCAACAGCGCCGCACTGATCTCCGGCGTAGGCAACGACCCGTTCGGGCGGTTCGTCCGCGCCGAGCTGGGCCGCCTCGGAGTCGACAACCGCTACGTCACCACCCACTCCGAGTACCCGACGCCGGTGACGTTCTGTGAGATCTTCCCGCCCGACGACTTCCCGCTGTACTTCTACCGCAAGCCCAGCGCCCCCGAC is a window from the Mycolicibacterium anyangense genome containing:
- a CDS encoding ATP-binding cassette domain-containing protein, coding for MTISIERPSSDSQSGGKVPLVELKNVGKSYGNITALKDICLRVHAGEVTGILGDNGAGKSTLIKIIAGLHQQTEGDLLVDGEPTRFSSPAEALGKGIATVYQNLAVVPLMPVWRNFFLGQEIRKKSFPWSLDANAMRATTLSELSKMGIDLPDVDVPIGSLSGGQRQCVAIARAVFFGARVLILDEPTAALGVKQSGVVLKYITAAKEAGFGVVFITHNPHHAHMVGDHFVLLNRGRQKLDCTYDDITLEHLTQEMAGGDELEALSHELGR
- a CDS encoding GntR family transcriptional regulator; translated protein: MPLAVELDRSSPVPLYYQLAQAIEAAIRSGELAPGDRFENELALAKRLTLSRPTTRRAIQELVDKGLLVRKRGVGTQVVQNPVHRRVELTSLFDDLARAGQEPSTQLLEYHVGVPDEDVARELSLAGDREVACIKRLRCANGEPLALMTNYLPIEIAPAAEELERSGLYQSLRSRGVHIRLASQRIGARAANRTEARLLEEKPGAPLLTMDRTAFDDSGRAVEFGAHCYRASRYYFDTTVVDR
- a CDS encoding ABC transporter permease, yielding MTTQADLEVADHKVVRDDRVKERNRLQRLLIRPEMGAGIGAIGIFVFFLVVAAPFREAASLATVLYASSTIGIMACGVAVLMIGGEFDLSTGVAVTFSSLAASMLSYNLHLNLWAGAGLALILALGVGFLNGFLVMKTKIPSFLITLSTFFMLAGINLAVTKLLAGQVATQSINDMQGWDSAQKVFASSFTLFGVSIRITVVWWLVFTAAATWVLFKTRIGNWIFAVGGDAESARAVGVPVTKVKIGLFMFVGFCAWFVGMHLLFAFNTVQSGQGIGNEFFYIIAAVIGGCLLTGGYGTAVGAAIGAFIFGMTNQGIVYAGWNPDWFKFFLGAMLLFAVIANNAFRNYAAKK
- a CDS encoding TIM barrel protein — translated: MADFTLAVCAEMVFRDLPILERVRRIDALGFEVEIWSWHDKDLAALAGTGARFSSMTGYLHGDLIDPSSADEVVRTAALSIKAAERLGVPRLNVHTSELADGQAARPRHRATGQMWLTAQRTLERIGELGANAGVVFCVENLNTIVDHPGVPLARAKDTLALVESVGHPNVKMMLDLYHAQIGEGNLIDLVRRCGPAIGEIQVADVPGRCEPGTGEIHYPAIAAALREMGYTGTVGLEAWASGDSEAALAAFRTAFCATSQRSTTVVSK
- a CDS encoding substrate-binding domain-containing protein, with product MRFNRLAAVAGASALVIGLAACSATGGKPRDNGAGSGGGTVDTPRMTIAMITHEAPGDSFWDLVRKGAETAAKKDNIELRYSSDPEAPNQANLVQSAIDSGVKGIAVTLAKPDAMKAAVEGAEAKGIPVVAFNAGLDAWQAMGVKEYFGQDGYIAGQEAGKRLQSDGAKKVVCVIQEQGHVDLEARCAGVKNTFPATEVLNVNGKDMPSVESTITAKLQQDPAIDTILTLGAPFALTAVQSVKNAASNAKVATFDTNAALVDAIQKGDVQWAVDQQPYLQGYLAVDSLWLYLSNKNIIGGNQPTLTGPSFIDKSNIDAVAELAKGGTR